From a single Rhodospirillaceae bacterium genomic region:
- a CDS encoding FAD-dependent oxidoreductase encodes MKNQARVVVIGGGVVGVSTLYHLAKKGWTDVMLVERTELTAGSTWHAAGLLPLFNMSYSVGQLHQYSVNLYKTLEAETGQDVSFHVNGNLRLATNRDRMDEYRLYQCTAETIGVECEIIDVERIRELWPLINAEGLVGALWHPTDGHIAPVDVTMALARGARNRGAEIHQHTTVTGIERDNREWIVKTDKGDIRCEHVVSATGNYARTTARMVGLEIPAIPVQHQYIVTDVDPVLQEYREAGNAELAVLRESDASYYLREERMGWILGPYERHAPACFVDGVPESFEKDLFPGELDRLVPHVEAAMNRVPSFENAGIKDIVNGPIAYTPDGNPMVGPAFGLENFWLSEGHSFGITAAGGAGWQLAEWIVDGEPTVDMIGVDPRRFGVVSKNFAKIKNEEAYEHVFINHYPMEERLLGRPAKAPPCYERLDRAGAVWGARFGWERPNWFAPAGVERKDDYSYRRSNWFAHVGDEVRTMRERVGLMELSSFAKYLVEGPGARAWLDGMVANNVPRKVSRMTLAHALNPSGSVRSEFTILRLPDGLYGERFYLVGPGAAHDMDWDILTRRVPRDGSVFLQDLTTQYGVLVLAGPQARNVLEKLADADVSNEAFPWLTGRDIPVGYCPAVRALRVNFVGSLGWELHHPIEYQIHLYDALMAAGAEFDIGPVGMRAMDSMRLEKSYRLFGTDLNAENSILEAGLDRFVRFDKNADFTGRAALLAQKEQGVPNAYRTIEIDADDADPFGNEPVYIDGEVAGRGTAGGYGHHVGKSLLLGYVRSDVAEIGRACEVRVLDQRRPARIVAESPYDPDNAALRS; translated from the coding sequence ATGAAGAACCAGGCGCGCGTCGTCGTGATCGGCGGCGGGGTGGTCGGCGTTTCGACCCTCTATCATCTGGCCAAAAAAGGCTGGACCGACGTGATGCTGGTCGAGCGCACCGAGCTGACCGCCGGCTCGACATGGCACGCCGCCGGCCTGCTGCCGCTGTTCAACATGAGCTATTCGGTCGGCCAGCTGCACCAGTATTCGGTCAACCTGTACAAGACGCTGGAGGCGGAGACCGGCCAGGACGTCAGCTTCCACGTCAACGGCAACCTGCGCCTCGCCACCAACCGCGACCGCATGGACGAATACCGCCTCTACCAGTGCACGGCGGAGACCATCGGCGTCGAATGCGAGATTATCGACGTCGAACGGATCAGGGAGCTCTGGCCGCTGATCAACGCCGAAGGGCTGGTCGGCGCCCTGTGGCACCCGACGGACGGCCACATCGCGCCGGTCGACGTCACGATGGCGCTCGCCAGGGGCGCGCGCAACCGCGGCGCCGAAATCCACCAGCATACCACCGTCACCGGCATCGAACGCGACAACCGCGAGTGGATCGTGAAGACCGACAAGGGCGACATCCGCTGCGAGCATGTCGTGAGCGCGACCGGCAACTATGCGCGCACCACGGCCCGGATGGTCGGCCTGGAGATCCCCGCGATCCCGGTCCAGCACCAGTATATCGTCACCGATGTCGATCCCGTGCTGCAGGAGTACAGGGAAGCCGGCAACGCGGAACTCGCCGTGCTCCGGGAATCCGACGCTTCCTACTATCTGCGCGAGGAGCGCATGGGCTGGATCCTCGGCCCCTACGAGCGCCACGCGCCGGCCTGCTTCGTCGACGGCGTGCCGGAGAGCTTCGAGAAGGACCTGTTCCCCGGCGAGCTCGACCGGCTCGTGCCCCATGTCGAGGCCGCCATGAACCGGGTGCCGAGCTTCGAGAATGCCGGCATCAAGGACATCGTCAACGGCCCGATCGCCTACACGCCGGACGGCAACCCGATGGTCGGCCCGGCTTTCGGCCTGGAGAATTTCTGGCTCTCCGAGGGCCACAGCTTCGGCATCACCGCGGCCGGCGGCGCCGGCTGGCAGCTCGCCGAGTGGATCGTCGACGGCGAGCCAACTGTCGACATGATCGGCGTCGATCCCCGGCGCTTCGGCGTCGTCTCGAAGAACTTCGCCAAGATCAAGAACGAAGAAGCGTACGAGCACGTCTTCATCAACCACTATCCGATGGAGGAGCGCCTGCTCGGCCGGCCGGCCAAGGCGCCGCCCTGCTACGAGCGGCTCGACCGGGCCGGCGCCGTCTGGGGCGCGCGCTTCGGCTGGGAGCGGCCGAACTGGTTTGCGCCGGCCGGCGTCGAGCGGAAGGACGACTACTCCTACCGCCGCTCCAACTGGTTCGCGCATGTCGGCGACGAGGTCCGCACCATGCGCGAGCGGGTCGGGCTGATGGAGTTGTCGAGTTTCGCGAAATACCTGGTCGAGGGCCCCGGCGCCCGCGCCTGGCTCGACGGCATGGTGGCCAACAACGTGCCGCGGAAGGTGTCGCGCATGACGCTGGCCCACGCGCTCAACCCGTCCGGCTCGGTGCGCAGCGAATTCACCATCCTGCGCCTGCCCGACGGCCTGTACGGCGAGCGCTTCTACCTGGTCGGCCCCGGCGCGGCCCACGACATGGACTGGGACATCCTGACCCGCCGCGTACCGCGCGACGGCTCGGTCTTCCTGCAGGACCTGACGACGCAATACGGTGTCTTGGTGCTCGCCGGCCCGCAGGCCCGCAATGTGCTGGAGAAGCTGGCCGACGCCGACGTCTCGAACGAAGCCTTCCCGTGGCTCACCGGCCGGGACATCCCGGTCGGCTACTGCCCGGCCGTGCGCGCGCTCCGGGTCAACTTCGTCGGCTCGCTCGGCTGGGAACTGCACCACCCGATCGAGTACCAGATCCACCTCTACGACGCGCTCATGGCGGCCGGCGCCGAATTCGACATCGGCCCGGTCGGCATGCGCGCGATGGATTCGATGCGGCTGGAGAAGAGCTACCGGCTGTTCGGCACCGACCTGAACGCCGAGAACAGCATCCTGGAGGCCGGGCTGGACCGCTTCGTGCGCTTCGACAAGAATGCCGATTTCACCGGCCGCGCCGCCCTGCTGGCGCAGAAGGAACAGGGCGTGCCGAACGCCTACCGCACCATCGAGATCGATGCCGACGATGCCGATCCGTTCGGCAACGAGCCGGTCTATATCGACGGCGAGGTCGCCGGCCGCGGCACTGCCGGCGGCTACGGCCACCATGTCGGCAAGAGCCTGCTGCTCGGCTATGTGCGCAGCGACGTAGCGGAGATCGGCCGGGCGTGCGAAGTCCGCGTGCTCGACCAGCGCCGCCCGGCCCGGATCGTCGCCGAAAGCCCCTACGACCCGGACAACGCCGCGCTGCGCTCATAG
- the soxZ gene encoding thiosulfate oxidation carrier complex protein SoxZ, with protein sequence MSRPRVRVPRKIKKGDTVTVKTLIAHKMETGVRRNKKTGKLIPRKIINSFEAKIDGKTVFKAALHPAVSSNPYISFAISPEESGKIDFVWTEDGGKTFTKSAKFTVA encoded by the coding sequence ATGTCACGACCCCGCGTGCGCGTTCCGCGCAAGATCAAGAAGGGCGACACGGTAACCGTCAAGACGCTGATCGCGCACAAGATGGAAACCGGCGTGCGCCGCAACAAGAAGACCGGCAAGCTGATCCCGCGCAAGATCATCAACAGCTTCGAAGCGAAGATCGACGGCAAGACCGTGTTCAAGGCCGCCCTGCATCCGGCGGTCTCCTCCAATCCGTATATTTCGTTCGCGATCAGCCCGGAGGAGAGCGGGAAGATCGACTTCGTCTGGACGGAAGACGGCGGCAAGACCTTCACCAAATCGGCGAAATTCACGGTCGCCTGA
- the purB gene encoding adenylosuccinate lyase produces the protein MIPRYTRPEMAAVWEPANRFRIWFEIEAHAGDALEELGAIPAGTAAAVWRKGDRPYTAERIARIDAIEAEVKHDVIAFLTELAEQVGPEARFVHQGLTSSDVLDTAFAVQLCRASDLLLAGLDDLLAALRRRAEEHKYTLTMGRSHGIHAEPTTFGVKLAGHHAEFARCKARLEAARAEIATCAISGAVGTFATVDPRVEAHVAEKLGLTPEPISTQIVPRDRHAMYFATLGVVAGAIERLAVEIRHLQRTEVREAEEFFSEGQKGSSAMPHKRNPVLTENLTGQARLIRGMVLPALENAALWHERDISHSSVERQIAPDATVALDFSLARLTGVVEKLVVYPERMQANVDALGGLHNSQRVLLALTQAGMSREDAYRAVQRNAMTVWQEGGDFAASLKADAEIAAHLDAAAIDAVFDSAFFTSQVETIFKRVFGA, from the coding sequence ATGATCCCCCGCTACACCCGCCCAGAGATGGCTGCCGTCTGGGAACCGGCCAACCGCTTCCGCATCTGGTTCGAGATCGAAGCCCACGCCGGCGACGCGCTGGAGGAACTCGGCGCGATACCCGCGGGCACGGCGGCGGCCGTGTGGCGCAAGGGCGACAGGCCCTACACGGCAGAGCGCATCGCCCGCATCGACGCCATCGAGGCCGAGGTCAAGCACGACGTCATCGCCTTCCTGACCGAGCTGGCCGAGCAGGTCGGCCCCGAAGCCCGCTTCGTCCATCAGGGCCTGACATCATCGGACGTGCTGGATACCGCCTTCGCCGTCCAGCTCTGCCGGGCAAGCGACCTGCTGCTGGCCGGTCTGGACGACCTTCTCGCCGCCCTCAGGCGCCGGGCCGAAGAGCACAAATACACCCTCACGATGGGCCGGAGCCACGGCATCCATGCCGAGCCCACCACCTTCGGCGTCAAGCTGGCCGGCCACCATGCCGAGTTCGCCCGCTGCAAGGCGCGGCTGGAGGCGGCGCGGGCCGAGATCGCGACCTGCGCCATCTCCGGCGCCGTCGGCACCTTCGCCACCGTCGATCCCCGGGTCGAAGCCCATGTCGCGGAAAAGCTCGGCCTGACGCCCGAGCCGATCTCGACCCAGATCGTCCCGCGCGACCGCCATGCCATGTATTTCGCCACTCTCGGCGTCGTCGCCGGCGCGATCGAGCGGCTGGCGGTCGAGATCCGCCATCTTCAGCGTACCGAAGTGCGCGAGGCGGAAGAGTTCTTCTCCGAGGGCCAGAAAGGGTCTTCGGCCATGCCTCATAAGCGCAACCCGGTGCTGACCGAAAACCTCACCGGCCAGGCCCGGCTGATCCGCGGCATGGTCCTGCCCGCGCTCGAAAACGCCGCCCTGTGGCACGAGCGCGACATCTCCCACAGTTCGGTCGAGCGGCAGATCGCCCCGGACGCCACGGTGGCGCTCGACTTTTCCCTCGCCCGGCTGACCGGCGTCGTCGAAAAACTGGTCGTCTACCCGGAGCGCATGCAGGCCAACGTCGACGCCCTCGGCGGCCTGCACAATTCCCAGCGCGTACTGCTCGCGCTCACCCAGGCCGGCATGAGCCGGGAAGACGCCTACCGCGCCGTCCAGCGCAACGCCATGACGGTCTGGCAGGAGGGCGGCGATTTCGCCGCTTCGCTCAAGGCCGATGCGGAAATCGCGGCGCATCTGGACGCTGCTGCCATCGACGCCGTGTTCGATTCAGCATTCTTCACGAGCCAGGTCGAGACAATCTTCAAGCGCGTGTTCGGCGCTTGA
- the soxY gene encoding thiosulfate oxidation carrier protein SoxY — MSQTDVSGGVHRRSFLIAAGAGGAAFAAAQFTPGIALADKALTAEAIKKAIGDRKPIEGRVSIDGPEIAENGNTVPIGFEVESKMAGGDLVKAVHIFAEGNPRPEVANFWFSERSGAARGAFRMRMAKTQNIIALAEMADGKVYMGQRLVKVTIGGCGG, encoded by the coding sequence ATGTCACAGACAGACGTATCCGGCGGCGTCCATCGCCGCAGTTTCCTGATCGCCGCCGGCGCCGGCGGCGCGGCCTTCGCCGCCGCCCAGTTCACGCCGGGCATTGCGCTGGCCGACAAGGCGCTGACCGCGGAGGCGATCAAGAAGGCGATCGGCGACCGCAAGCCGATCGAGGGCAGGGTGTCGATCGACGGTCCGGAAATCGCCGAGAACGGCAACACCGTGCCGATCGGCTTCGAGGTCGAGAGCAAGATGGCCGGCGGCGACCTGGTCAAGGCCGTGCACATCTTCGCCGAGGGCAATCCGCGCCCCGAAGTCGCGAACTTCTGGTTCTCGGAGCGAAGCGGCGCGGCCCGCGGCGCATTCCGCATGCGCATGGCCAAGACCCAGAACATCATCGCCCTCGCCGAGATGGCCGACGGCAAGGTCTATATGGGCCAACGCCTGGTGAAGGTGACGATCGGCGGCTGCGGCGGCTGA
- a CDS encoding trimethylamine methyltransferase family protein yields the protein MSEERGRKRGEGRAGRRAGRAGGGRESRRAARTAGPVEQLGAILRRIPKVELLSAEGLELIEHNADTILEEVGIEFHDDQECLDMFRDAGADVRETRVRFPRGLARQLCSTAPAQYTQHARNPERSVEIGGGHTVFAPVYGPPFVRDLDGGRRYGTIEDFRNFVKLAYLSPALHHSGGTVCEPVDVPINKRHLDMVYAHMRWSDKPFMGSVTHPERAADTVAMAKILFGDDFVDENCVCTSLINANSPMVFDATMLGALKAYAKAGQATVVSPFILSGAMAPVTVAGVMAQTLAEAMAGIAVTQLCRPGTPVVFGSFSSSISMQSGAPTFGTPEPALALFGLAALARRLNLPFRNGGSLCASKLPDAQAAYESANTLMPTVLAGVNFVLHAAGWLEGGLASSYEKLIMDADQLAMHQVMAGGYDLSENGQALSAVREVGPGSHYLGCQHTQDNFETAFWRSAVADNNSFEQWQSDGSKDIVMRANERWKAMLASYEAPPLDPAIDEALNAFIAKKKESLPDGIG from the coding sequence ATGAGCGAAGAACGCGGCCGAAAGCGCGGCGAAGGCCGTGCGGGCCGGCGCGCGGGTCGTGCTGGCGGCGGCCGGGAAAGCCGGCGCGCGGCGCGGACGGCCGGTCCGGTCGAGCAGCTTGGCGCGATTCTGCGCAGAATCCCCAAGGTCGAGCTGCTGTCGGCCGAAGGATTAGAACTCATCGAGCATAATGCCGACACGATCCTGGAAGAGGTCGGCATCGAGTTTCACGACGATCAGGAATGCCTCGACATGTTCCGGGACGCCGGCGCGGATGTCCGCGAAACGCGGGTCCGGTTCCCGCGCGGCCTCGCCCGGCAGCTTTGCTCGACCGCGCCGGCGCAATACACCCAGCATGCCCGCAACCCGGAGCGCTCGGTTGAGATCGGCGGCGGCCATACGGTATTCGCGCCGGTCTACGGCCCGCCCTTCGTGCGCGACCTGGACGGCGGGCGGCGCTATGGCACGATCGAGGATTTCCGCAATTTCGTGAAGCTGGCTTACCTGTCGCCGGCGCTGCATCATTCCGGCGGGACGGTGTGCGAGCCGGTCGACGTGCCGATCAACAAGCGGCACCTCGACATGGTCTACGCCCATATGCGCTGGTCGGACAAACCCTTCATGGGCTCGGTGACCCATCCGGAGCGCGCCGCCGATACCGTCGCCATGGCGAAAATCCTGTTCGGCGATGATTTCGTCGACGAGAACTGCGTCTGCACCAGCCTGATCAATGCCAACTCGCCGATGGTGTTCGACGCCACCATGCTGGGCGCGCTGAAAGCCTACGCGAAAGCCGGCCAGGCAACGGTGGTCAGCCCCTTCATCCTGTCCGGCGCCATGGCGCCCGTGACCGTGGCCGGCGTGATGGCCCAGACGCTGGCCGAGGCGATGGCCGGCATCGCCGTGACCCAGCTGTGCCGGCCGGGAACGCCGGTCGTGTTCGGCAGCTTCTCCAGCTCGATCTCGATGCAGTCCGGTGCGCCGACCTTCGGCACCCCGGAACCGGCCCTCGCCCTGTTCGGCCTGGCCGCGCTGGCCCGCCGGCTGAACCTGCCCTTCCGCAACGGCGGCTCGCTCTGTGCCTCGAAACTGCCGGACGCCCAGGCGGCTTACGAGAGCGCCAATACATTGATGCCGACGGTCCTCGCCGGGGTGAATTTCGTGCTCCACGCCGCGGGCTGGCTGGAGGGCGGGCTGGCGTCGAGCTATGAGAAGCTGATCATGGACGCCGACCAGCTTGCCATGCACCAGGTAATGGCCGGCGGCTACGACCTGTCGGAAAACGGCCAGGCGCTCAGTGCGGTGCGCGAGGTCGGGCCGGGCAGCCACTATCTCGGCTGCCAGCACACCCAGGACAATTTCGAGACCGCCTTCTGGCGCTCCGCCGTCGCGGACAACAACAGCTTCGAGCAATGGCAGAGCGATGGCTCGAAGGACATCGTCATGCGCGCCAACGAACGCTGGAAGGCCATGCTGGCGAGCTACGAGGCGCCGCCGCTCGACCCGGCGATCGACGAGGCGCTCAACGCATTCATCGCGAAGAAGAAGGAAAGCCTGCCCGACGGGATCGGCTGA
- a CDS encoding transcriptional regulator produces the protein MPNIRFLLLVAAVAAGLLAATPGQARAAELLMFESQTCEWCERWHEEIGPAYGKTRFGRAAPLRRIDIDRTVPAAYRAVRGIAYTPTFVLWHRGREIGRLVGYPGEDFFWPLLERLLDKLPAAQADPAGRTKG, from the coding sequence ATGCCGAATATCCGCTTCCTGCTCCTTGTCGCAGCGGTCGCCGCGGGCCTCCTTGCCGCCACGCCGGGGCAGGCGCGCGCGGCAGAATTGCTGATGTTCGAATCGCAGACCTGCGAGTGGTGCGAGCGCTGGCACGAGGAGATCGGCCCCGCTTATGGCAAGACGCGCTTCGGCCGCGCCGCGCCGCTGCGCCGGATCGATATCGACCGCACGGTCCCGGCGGCCTACCGCGCGGTCCGCGGCATCGCCTACACGCCGACCTTCGTGCTGTGGCACCGGGGCCGGGAGATCGGCCGGCTGGTCGGCTATCCGGGCGAGGACTTCTTCTGGCCGCTGCTGGAGCGGCTGCTCGACAAGCTGCCGGCGGCGCAGGCCGATCCGGCGGGCCGCACGAAAGGATGA
- a CDS encoding type II toxin-antitoxin system Phd/YefM family antitoxin, which yields MKMIAAAEFKAKCLRVIGQMCEDREPVTITKHGRPLAVLSPYVPADGTDSIIGAMQGSVLGYDDPFLPAADPDDWDANR from the coding sequence ATGAAAATGATCGCTGCCGCCGAATTCAAGGCCAAGTGCCTCCGCGTGATCGGGCAGATGTGCGAGGACCGGGAGCCGGTGACAATCACCAAACACGGCCGGCCGCTGGCGGTGCTGTCGCCGTATGTACCGGCGGACGGAACCGATTCGATCATCGGCGCCATGCAGGGGTCGGTGCTGGGCTACGACGACCCGTTCCTGCCCGCGGCCGATCCGGACGATTGGGACGCCAACCGGTGA
- a CDS encoding heme-binding protein, giving the protein MAAAAVLSLTLISATSAGAEEKPLATFKVMTPKTALALAQATLEACRKGGYQVAVVVTDRFGGVQVALRDRLAGAHTVETARRKAWSAVSFRTDTWEMYGLIKDGTVNPGVRQIGQALFVGGGVRVTAAGSIVGGVGVSGAPGGKLDHDCAVEGIEAIQDILEF; this is encoded by the coding sequence ATGGCCGCCGCCGCTGTGCTATCCCTGACGCTCATATCCGCAACCTCTGCCGGCGCGGAGGAAAAGCCGCTGGCGACTTTCAAGGTGATGACACCGAAGACGGCGCTCGCGCTGGCCCAGGCGACCCTCGAAGCCTGCCGCAAGGGCGGCTATCAGGTCGCGGTCGTGGTCACGGACCGGTTCGGCGGCGTCCAGGTGGCGCTGCGCGACCGGCTGGCCGGCGCCCATACCGTCGAGACCGCGCGGCGCAAGGCCTGGTCGGCCGTGTCGTTCCGCACCGATACCTGGGAGATGTACGGACTGATCAAGGACGGCACGGTCAATCCCGGCGTGCGCCAGATCGGCCAGGCGCTGTTCGTCGGCGGCGGCGTCCGGGTCACGGCGGCGGGCTCGATCGTCGGCGGCGTCGGCGTGTCCGGCGCGCCCGGCGGCAAACTCGATCACGACTGCGCCGTCGAGGGCATCGAGGCGATACAGGACATTCTCGAATTCTAG
- a CDS encoding type II toxin-antitoxin system VapC family toxin — protein sequence MIVLDTHVLIWAVGGDRRLGETARAAIEESIQTDRAAVSAITPWEIAMLVEKGRLRLGREVRSWIDNALALPGIFLAPIEPAIAIDSMRLSGGFNADPADRFIVSTARYFDAPLVTADRAILSYAAAGHVRAMDAAA from the coding sequence GTGATCGTTCTGGACACGCACGTCCTGATCTGGGCCGTTGGCGGCGACCGGCGTCTCGGCGAGACCGCGCGCGCGGCAATCGAAGAGTCCATACAGACGGATCGCGCCGCGGTTTCGGCGATCACGCCGTGGGAAATCGCCATGCTGGTGGAGAAGGGCCGGCTCCGGCTCGGGCGCGAGGTCCGGTCATGGATCGACAATGCGCTGGCATTGCCGGGCATCTTCCTGGCGCCCATCGAACCCGCGATCGCGATCGACAGTATGCGCTTATCGGGCGGCTTTAACGCCGATCCGGCCGACCGCTTTATCGTCTCGACCGCGCGCTACTTCGATGCGCCCCTGGTCACGGCGGACCGAGCCATTCTCTCCTATGCGGCGGCCGGTCATGTCCGGGCGATGGACGCCGCGGCATAG
- the soxX gene encoding sulfur oxidation c-type cytochrome SoxX, giving the protein MATLFAAAIAAAPFAAQQAVGQGKAPVVKYKIVDEDSIPESLTGKPGDPEKGKKWAIAGRLGHCIACHVMPVDQPYMGEVGPSLVGVASRYEAGQLRMLIVDPKIINEDTMMPAFYKADGFHRVRKAFVGTTMLSAQQVEDIVAYLLTLKDEEKD; this is encoded by the coding sequence TTGGCAACCCTTTTCGCAGCCGCGATTGCGGCAGCCCCGTTCGCCGCGCAGCAGGCCGTTGGCCAGGGCAAGGCGCCAGTCGTCAAATACAAGATCGTCGACGAAGACAGCATCCCCGAATCGCTGACCGGCAAGCCGGGCGATCCGGAAAAAGGCAAGAAATGGGCGATCGCCGGCCGGCTCGGCCATTGCATCGCCTGCCATGTCATGCCGGTCGACCAGCCCTATATGGGGGAGGTCGGGCCGTCCCTGGTCGGCGTCGCGTCGCGCTACGAGGCCGGGCAGCTCCGGATGCTTATCGTCGATCCCAAGATCATCAACGAAGACACGATGATGCCGGCCTTCTACAAGGCAGACGGATTTCACCGGGTGCGCAAGGCGTTCGTCGGCACGACGATGCTGAGCGCCCAGCAGGTTGAGGATATCGTCGCCTACCTCCTGACGCTCAAGGACGAGGAAAAGGACTAG
- the soxA gene encoding sulfur oxidation c-type cytochrome SoxA — MLRKSIAAAALAAFVIGVVSGAAADDKPLELWERKENHVKPPEGSPLDYLVSGYWFRTPKTRALQDDDFENPAFLWVETAEIEWTKVDGKAGKACASCHETAEKSMKGVSARYPVYSARDKKMIAVQHQVNHCRKNYMKAKTWKWESDKMLGMAAYIGLQSRGMPVNVSIDGPARPFFEAGKDFYHERRGQFDLACKHCHQANFGQYIRADFLSQGHSNGFPTYRLKWQKLGSLHRRFRGCNNNIRAIPYKRGSPEYTNLELYLAWRGLGLKVETPSVRQ; from the coding sequence ATGTTGCGAAAATCGATCGCTGCAGCCGCCCTCGCGGCGTTCGTCATCGGTGTCGTGTCCGGCGCCGCGGCCGACGACAAACCGCTTGAGCTGTGGGAGCGGAAGGAAAACCACGTCAAGCCGCCGGAGGGCAGCCCGCTCGATTATCTGGTCTCCGGCTACTGGTTCCGGACCCCGAAGACCCGGGCGTTGCAGGACGACGATTTCGAAAATCCGGCCTTCCTGTGGGTGGAAACAGCCGAAATCGAATGGACCAAAGTCGACGGCAAGGCCGGCAAGGCCTGCGCGAGCTGTCACGAAACTGCCGAGAAGAGCATGAAGGGCGTTTCGGCCCGCTATCCGGTCTATTCCGCCAGGGACAAGAAGATGATAGCGGTCCAGCACCAGGTGAACCACTGCCGCAAGAATTACATGAAGGCCAAGACGTGGAAGTGGGAATCCGACAAGATGCTGGGCATGGCGGCCTATATCGGCCTGCAGTCGCGCGGCATGCCGGTCAACGTTTCGATCGACGGGCCGGCGCGGCCGTTCTTCGAGGCCGGCAAAGACTTCTACCATGAGCGCCGCGGCCAGTTCGATCTCGCCTGCAAGCACTGCCATCAGGCGAATTTCGGCCAGTACATCCGCGCCGATTTCTTGAGCCAGGGCCACTCCAACGGCTTCCCGACCTACCGCCTGAAATGGCAGAAGCTGGGCTCGCTGCACCGCCGCTTCCGCGGCTGCAACAACAATATCCGCGCCATTCCCTACAAGCGTGGCTCGCCGGAATACACCAATCTTGAGTTGTATCTGGCGTGGCGCGGTTTGGGCCTGAAGGTCGAGACGCCGTCGGTCCGCCAGTAG